One region of Ahniella affigens genomic DNA includes:
- a CDS encoding pilus assembly protein → MSRLHPSKALGLSLTLGAFVGLVGSSASLAVPLTLSKTPLFLNSSVEANFALTFDDSGSMELGYIPDEADDDSAPIRAFVPDYPDSNPSTTAGDTIDTRCWWRDANWVYSSSGNPLYYNPNITYDPPKKADGTSLAASSFTNAWEDGIDNFLGTETTTRNLSSAYRINWGASFNDPQYISHNNTASTGCTGNATRNRVFPFGNKAFYYRFTGSDPNNGSQVYNNANYVAVDMTTASATQQTNFANWYSYYRLRNFLARTALTRTFDTQQNLRVVWQNLNANQLNNDKVISSIKTGTTQRTNLFSFLMGTKHSGSTPNRAALQRMGNYFGGGNNTNNDLNTTNPYYEPLLPPATGGRELSCRQNYHLLITDGGWNSTAGITGNYDNVTFTLPDGKSFTPNTAHTFAYSKQDSRTDDGLADGAFYYWSRDLRPSLTNNVPAAMEDLTIGVTGSESALGAGEDPRNKQEIYWNPANDPATWQHLTQYIVGFGIGGTIPFPSALTGLRTGTYTWPWWEDDDTANTQKVDDTWHAALNGRGEFYSVRDPAELINALGEVFNSVERRQAKNTSISFSSGLVLPDTIRYQTTFDSSDWSGKVIATRNADGTVVWAANCLLTGGPCADMAGGPTVAAQDPNTRLIATFSGGAGRQFRWANLSSADQTALNLNPYSGSNDSLGSQRVDYIRGVRSREKSQGGTFRNRSNLLGSAVNSFAVIPEYRETYFIKERAGPGMINQAFEPTSAERLFQSGAGYQPIPNDLLYVGTNDGMLHAFDRATGRERYAYVPNKAIANLNKLTDDRTVDFQSYVDAPPSIRDAFINGSWRKILVGSMRLGGQSVYALDITNANPAGESGLAGQVLWEFNDTSAGGADLGFTFGNPLITRMPNGDWAALVPGGYNSESTDTAIGTGNAVLFVLRLRDGAVLRKFDLGSGSKGLTTPMAGDYSIDGDTNPLPGGDYTEVTDLAFAGDLNGDLWRFDFQNTNPASWSVVKFFDAPAGQAITVQPRIMGTGYEQAKRAFVVMFGTGKYLEPADRVPGSGGQQSFYGLFDQGKAGSYPITQAQLTQQTITESGNLRTASTNQIPSTKVGWYVNLPAAGERSITTPVFRNVDRSVIFTTLVPKSDDPCQPAVDSWVMILDGQTGGAPGTFAAGIDSNNDGVLDYTDSSLLGPAFDTNGDREINSSDTTGAVGKKFSDVLPAVTPISLPGGGLAEIVLPGNANDGTGGGCVSSANGQCIVVIDYQWRRRYWRELNPQ, encoded by the coding sequence ATGTCTCGCCTTCATCCATCTAAAGCCTTGGGCCTGTCTCTGACCCTGGGCGCCTTTGTCGGTCTGGTTGGCAGTTCGGCATCGCTTGCCGTGCCATTGACCCTTTCGAAAACGCCGCTGTTTCTGAACTCGTCAGTCGAAGCCAACTTCGCGCTGACTTTCGACGACTCCGGCAGTATGGAGCTCGGCTATATCCCCGACGAAGCGGACGATGACTCGGCCCCGATCAGAGCCTTTGTGCCGGACTACCCGGATAGCAACCCGAGCACGACCGCTGGCGACACCATTGACACCCGCTGCTGGTGGCGCGACGCGAACTGGGTGTACTCGTCGTCCGGTAACCCGCTTTATTACAATCCGAACATTACCTACGATCCGCCGAAGAAGGCCGACGGCACTAGTTTGGCGGCGTCGTCGTTCACCAACGCCTGGGAAGACGGCATCGACAACTTCTTGGGCACCGAAACGACTACTCGCAACCTCTCCAGCGCCTACCGAATCAACTGGGGCGCGTCGTTCAATGACCCGCAGTACATTAGCCATAACAATACGGCCAGTACCGGCTGTACGGGCAATGCCACGCGCAACCGCGTCTTCCCGTTCGGCAACAAGGCCTTCTACTACCGCTTTACCGGGTCCGATCCGAACAACGGTTCGCAGGTTTACAATAACGCGAACTATGTTGCGGTGGATATGACTACGGCAAGTGCCACGCAGCAGACGAACTTTGCGAACTGGTATTCCTACTACCGTCTGCGCAATTTTCTGGCGCGCACGGCACTGACCCGTACGTTCGACACGCAGCAGAACCTCCGCGTGGTCTGGCAGAACCTCAACGCAAATCAGCTGAACAACGACAAGGTCATTTCTTCCATCAAGACTGGTACGACCCAGCGCACGAACCTGTTCAGCTTTTTGATGGGAACCAAGCATTCTGGTAGCACACCGAACCGTGCTGCCCTGCAGCGAATGGGCAACTACTTTGGCGGCGGCAACAATACCAACAACGACTTGAATACGACCAACCCGTATTACGAGCCGTTGCTGCCTCCAGCTACCGGTGGACGTGAGCTCTCGTGTCGTCAGAACTACCACCTGCTAATCACCGACGGCGGTTGGAACAGCACGGCCGGCATTACCGGCAATTACGATAACGTGACGTTCACGCTTCCGGACGGCAAGTCTTTCACGCCGAATACGGCCCATACGTTTGCGTACTCGAAGCAGGACTCGCGCACCGATGACGGCTTGGCTGATGGTGCGTTCTACTATTGGTCGCGCGACCTGCGTCCAAGTTTGACCAATAATGTTCCCGCTGCAATGGAAGATCTGACGATCGGCGTAACCGGTTCGGAATCCGCGCTGGGTGCCGGCGAAGACCCCCGCAACAAGCAGGAAATCTATTGGAATCCGGCAAACGATCCAGCCACTTGGCAGCACCTCACGCAATACATCGTCGGATTTGGTATTGGCGGCACGATTCCGTTTCCGTCGGCATTAACAGGTCTGCGCACCGGCACCTACACGTGGCCGTGGTGGGAAGACGATGACACCGCCAATACGCAGAAGGTGGACGACACCTGGCATGCGGCGCTGAATGGTCGCGGTGAGTTCTATAGCGTTCGCGACCCAGCCGAACTGATCAATGCGCTCGGCGAGGTCTTCAATTCCGTCGAACGCCGCCAAGCCAAGAACACGTCGATTTCATTCTCTTCAGGGCTGGTACTGCCGGACACGATTCGCTACCAGACGACGTTTGATTCGTCGGATTGGAGCGGCAAAGTCATTGCCACGCGCAATGCGGACGGTACGGTCGTTTGGGCGGCGAACTGCCTGTTGACCGGTGGTCCGTGCGCGGACATGGCTGGTGGCCCGACGGTTGCGGCCCAGGATCCGAATACCCGCCTGATCGCCACATTTAGCGGCGGCGCTGGTCGTCAATTCCGGTGGGCGAATTTGAGTAGCGCTGACCAAACCGCCCTAAATCTGAATCCTTATTCCGGCTCAAACGACAGCTTGGGTTCGCAGCGGGTCGATTACATCCGTGGCGTGCGGAGTCGCGAAAAGAGCCAAGGTGGTACGTTCCGCAATCGCAGCAATCTGCTCGGTTCGGCGGTCAACTCGTTCGCGGTGATTCCGGAATATCGCGAGACCTACTTCATCAAAGAACGCGCCGGCCCGGGCATGATCAACCAGGCTTTTGAGCCCACGTCGGCGGAGCGCTTGTTCCAAAGCGGTGCGGGCTACCAACCGATTCCAAATGACTTGCTGTACGTGGGCACCAATGACGGCATGCTGCACGCGTTCGATCGTGCGACTGGCCGCGAGCGCTATGCCTATGTGCCGAATAAGGCGATTGCCAACTTGAATAAGCTGACTGACGATCGCACCGTCGACTTCCAGTCATATGTGGACGCGCCGCCCTCGATCCGCGATGCGTTTATCAACGGCTCTTGGCGGAAGATTCTGGTTGGCTCCATGCGCTTGGGTGGGCAGAGCGTTTACGCGCTCGACATTACCAACGCCAATCCAGCCGGCGAATCGGGCTTGGCAGGTCAAGTCTTGTGGGAGTTCAACGACACCTCCGCCGGGGGCGCCGATCTGGGCTTCACGTTTGGTAACCCGCTGATCACGCGCATGCCGAATGGCGACTGGGCCGCATTGGTCCCGGGTGGCTATAACAGCGAGTCGACAGATACGGCGATCGGAACCGGCAATGCGGTGCTGTTCGTGTTGCGACTCCGTGACGGTGCGGTACTGCGCAAGTTTGATCTGGGTTCAGGCTCCAAGGGTCTGACCACGCCGATGGCAGGTGACTATTCGATCGATGGCGACACGAACCCGCTTCCCGGCGGCGACTACACCGAAGTCACCGACTTGGCATTCGCTGGCGATCTGAACGGCGATTTGTGGCGCTTTGATTTCCAGAACACCAACCCGGCCAGTTGGTCAGTCGTAAAATTCTTTGATGCTCCGGCGGGCCAGGCTATCACCGTGCAACCGCGCATCATGGGCACGGGCTATGAGCAGGCCAAGCGCGCATTTGTCGTGATGTTTGGTACCGGCAAGTATCTCGAACCCGCAGACCGCGTTCCGGGCTCGGGCGGTCAGCAATCGTTCTATGGCTTGTTTGACCAAGGCAAGGCCGGTAGCTACCCAATTACTCAAGCCCAGCTGACGCAACAGACCATCACGGAGTCGGGCAACCTGCGCACCGCGAGCACCAACCAGATTCCGTCCACCAAGGTGGGCTGGTACGTCAATCTCCCAGCTGCTGGCGAACGCAGCATTACGACACCGGTGTTCCGAAACGTCGATCGGTCGGTCATCTTCACGACGCTCGTTCCGAAATCGGATGACCCATGCCAGCCGGCCGTTGATAGTTGGGTGATGATCCTGGACGGCCAGACCGGCGGCGCGCCGGGTACGTTTGCTGCGGGTATCGATAGCAACAATGACGGCGTTCTGGATTACACGGACAGTTCCTTGCTCGGACCGGCATTTGATACGAATGGCGATCGTGAAATCAATTCCTCTGATACGACCGGTGCAGTCGGCAAGAAATTCTCTGATGTCCTGCCGGCAGTCACGCCCATCTCACTCCCTGGTGGCGGTTTGGCCGAAATCGTTTTGCCGGGTAATGCCAACGATGGCACGGGCGGCGGTTGTGTATCATCGGCAAACGGCCAGTGCATCGTCGTGATCGATTACCAGTGGCGCCGACGCTACTGGCGTGAACTCAATCCGCAATAA
- the pilV gene encoding type IV pilus modification protein PilV codes for MHVRLQKLNVGFSLLEVLIALVVFSIALIGFAGAMSVAIRAGNISTARTQATLAATMLEDRMRANPQGVIDNQYTGTLSSATAAPSNDCSGGCSTSQLATYDMAVVAQFLSRSLPNGTATINCALTPPPVTVGVRPTPRGLCTVVVTWGEVTESNMRGGNTGTRLGRFDWVFNP; via the coding sequence ATGCACGTAAGACTACAAAAATTGAATGTGGGGTTTTCGCTCCTTGAGGTGCTGATTGCCCTCGTCGTGTTCTCGATTGCATTGATTGGATTCGCGGGCGCCATGTCGGTCGCTATTCGCGCCGGGAACATCTCCACGGCACGCACTCAGGCGACGTTGGCGGCCACGATGCTGGAGGATCGTATGCGAGCCAATCCACAAGGCGTCATCGACAATCAGTACACCGGCACATTGAGCTCGGCAACGGCAGCGCCATCCAATGATTGCAGCGGCGGCTGCAGCACTAGCCAGCTGGCCACCTATGACATGGCTGTGGTTGCCCAGTTTTTGAGTCGCTCATTGCCAAATGGCACGGCAACGATCAACTGCGCACTGACCCCTCCGCCGGTCACGGTGGGCGTGCGCCCGACGCCCCGCGGTCTGTGTACGGTGGTCGTGACCTGGGGCGAAGTCACGGAATCAAACATGCGCGGCGGCAATACCGGCACGCGTCTCGGCCGCTTTGACTGGGTGTTCAATCCATGA
- a CDS encoding pilus assembly PilX family protein: protein MQIKRKPQGAALAIGLMLILVITMTTIIAMSGSVMQEKMAGAARNESIAEGGADSVLRNGERWIFDYTVSSPVPLLPGATSFVTTPESSNLAGTDIRNFRTSSGWVAAGRPYQGQSSVGSNPISSSDYQSMTRVPAFMIEVLGVAASGSSRFIPGESHGLGGATTGGGGSNSVLRYYRITGRSTGGSDNVVRTAESTFTIVAAD from the coding sequence ATGCAAATCAAGCGAAAACCCCAAGGCGCTGCGCTGGCGATCGGTTTGATGCTGATCCTCGTCATAACGATGACCACGATAATTGCGATGAGCGGGTCCGTCATGCAGGAGAAGATGGCGGGCGCTGCGCGCAACGAGTCAATTGCGGAAGGTGGCGCGGACAGCGTGCTTCGCAATGGCGAGCGTTGGATCTTCGACTACACTGTTTCGAGCCCGGTACCGCTGCTGCCGGGTGCCACCTCGTTCGTCACCACGCCGGAATCCTCCAATCTGGCGGGCACCGATATCCGGAATTTCCGCACCAGCTCGGGCTGGGTCGCTGCCGGCAGGCCTTATCAAGGCCAGAGCAGTGTGGGTAGCAACCCAATTTCGAGCTCTGATTACCAGTCGATGACCAGGGTCCCCGCGTTCATGATCGAAGTGCTGGGCGTGGCCGCATCGGGCAGCTCCCGCTTCATCCCAGGCGAATCGCACGGACTTGGTGGTGCAACGACTGGCGGTGGCGGCAGCAATAGCGTGTTGCGTTACTACCGAATTACGGGACGAAGTACGGGCGGCTCCGACAATGTGGTTCGCACCGCTGAAAGCACCTTCACCATCGTTGCCGCCGACTAA
- a CDS encoding PilW family protein, which translates to MKPIRPHNGFSLIELMIAMTLGVLVIFALTQLVARTTRSNTTQQSLQRLQENGRFAMSRIVGDLRMTGAQYCATLANIAPVGRNNRHRALMVYADGGMLYGFPTRAAIKGLQPVADAEPYPISTRFFMQGHECTTNSACVPALNVLGGATPTPPAAGTAAGNRAAGADVLTVRYLAAPGVPIGADYAGGPAAIALNNTYTTNATAGTLAFVAGDLAMISDCNNAQVFEAAAAGVAITPNDTTDDSPTAHNDISAFTRGADSRVFNFTRNFITSTYYLQIRNDSTTPGRRISSLVRQVNGNAQIIADGVERLEFRYAIEDVNGQTRYLTAEQVQGMNTALCQPFPVGVRAMEPGCGWRSVVAIDVSLLMNSVDNNAPSETERYSFTFDNQIEVAPPGTLPSGLPRGRLFRREFRTTVTVRNFGI; encoded by the coding sequence ATGAAACCGATTCGTCCTCATAACGGCTTCTCGCTGATCGAACTGATGATTGCGATGACGCTCGGTGTCCTGGTCATATTTGCGCTGACCCAGTTGGTAGCGCGCACGACCCGTTCGAACACCACCCAGCAGAGCCTGCAGCGACTGCAAGAAAATGGCCGCTTTGCGATGTCGCGAATTGTTGGCGACCTGCGCATGACCGGCGCGCAATACTGCGCCACGCTCGCCAACATCGCGCCAGTCGGCCGCAATAACCGACATCGCGCGCTGATGGTGTACGCCGACGGTGGGATGCTTTACGGCTTCCCAACGCGCGCGGCGATCAAAGGGTTGCAACCCGTTGCCGACGCCGAGCCTTACCCGATCAGCACGCGGTTCTTCATGCAAGGCCACGAGTGCACGACCAATTCGGCCTGCGTGCCGGCGTTGAATGTGCTCGGTGGCGCCACACCAACTCCGCCCGCAGCAGGCACGGCCGCCGGCAACCGGGCGGCGGGTGCGGATGTGCTGACCGTTCGGTACCTTGCTGCGCCTGGTGTGCCGATTGGCGCAGACTATGCAGGCGGTCCGGCAGCCATTGCGCTGAACAACACGTACACCACCAATGCCACCGCTGGCACACTGGCATTTGTCGCGGGTGATTTGGCCATGATCTCTGACTGCAACAATGCTCAGGTCTTTGAGGCCGCGGCTGCTGGCGTCGCGATCACGCCGAACGATACGACCGACGATTCGCCTACCGCGCACAATGACATCAGTGCTTTCACGCGCGGAGCCGACTCACGCGTATTCAACTTCACACGCAACTTCATCACATCGACCTACTATTTGCAGATCCGCAACGACAGCACAACACCGGGTCGACGCATTAGCTCTCTCGTTCGACAGGTCAACGGCAATGCGCAGATCATCGCCGACGGTGTCGAGCGTCTGGAGTTCCGCTATGCCATCGAAGACGTCAATGGCCAAACGCGGTATCTCACGGCAGAACAGGTTCAAGGCATGAACACGGCACTGTGCCAACCGTTCCCGGTTGGGGTGCGCGCGATGGAGCCCGGTTGCGGCTGGCGCTCCGTCGTCGCGATCGATGTGTCGCTGCTGATGAATTCGGTTGACAACAATGCGCCGTCTGAGACCGAACGCTATTCGTTCACGTTCGACAACCAAATCGAAGTCGCGCCGCCTGGCACCCTGCCCTCTGGTTTGCCGCGCGGCCGGCTGTTCCGCCGCGAATTCCGGACCACGGTCACGGTCAGAAATTTTGGGATTTGA
- a CDS encoding type IV pilin protein: protein MKHSQYGFTLIELMVALIVMAILAGIAYPSYTQYTFRARRADGQNVLIRVAAEQERFYTQFNRYAQDLTAAPPAGLGMTSLDSDNGYYTVSVAAGPSGNNQSYTLRASPAGIQVDDACERLVLSSTGLKTQSGSETNGPCW, encoded by the coding sequence ATGAAGCATTCTCAGTATGGGTTCACGCTGATCGAGCTGATGGTGGCGTTGATCGTCATGGCGATTCTTGCGGGGATCGCCTATCCGTCGTACACCCAGTACACGTTTCGGGCGCGCCGTGCCGATGGGCAGAATGTCTTGATCCGCGTCGCTGCGGAGCAAGAGCGTTTTTACACCCAGTTCAATCGTTACGCGCAGGACCTGACCGCAGCACCTCCAGCGGGTCTCGGGATGACGTCACTCGATTCTGATAATGGCTATTACACCGTTTCGGTCGCTGCCGGACCGTCAGGCAACAATCAGAGCTATACGTTGCGTGCTTCGCCGGCAGGCATTCAAGTCGACGATGCATGTGAGCGATTGGTGCTGTCGAGTACTGGCCTGAAGACGCAATCAGGTTCCGAAACGAACGGACCGTGTTGGTAA
- the ruvB gene encoding Holliday junction branch migration DNA helicase RuvB has protein sequence MADHRLTSASATREDDVVEATIRPKRLSEYLGQQTVREQLSIYIEAARGRGEHLDHVLIFGPPGLGKTTLSHVIANELGVSVRQTSGPVLERAGDLAALLTNLQPRDVLFIDEIHRLSPVVEEVLYPAMEDFQIDIMIGEGPAARSIKLDLPPFTLVGATTRAGLLTAPLRDRFGIVQRLEFYTPAELTQIVQRSARILGIACNPDGAAEIARRARGTPRIANRLLRRVRDFAQVRGDGDITQAIADAAMVMLKVDHEGFDALDRRMLKIMIESFDGGPVGVESLAAALSEERGTIEDVIEPYLIQQGFLIRTARGRMATAKAYRHFGLAAPKPQESVGDLFGDG, from the coding sequence ATGGCCGACCACCGCCTGACGTCGGCCAGCGCGACCCGCGAGGATGACGTCGTGGAAGCGACCATCCGACCCAAACGGCTGAGTGAGTACCTGGGCCAGCAAACGGTTCGCGAGCAGTTGTCGATCTACATCGAGGCAGCGCGCGGGCGGGGCGAACATCTGGATCACGTGCTGATCTTTGGTCCGCCAGGGCTTGGCAAGACCACGCTCTCGCATGTCATCGCCAACGAGTTGGGCGTCAGTGTCCGCCAGACGTCGGGGCCAGTGCTGGAGCGTGCCGGCGACTTGGCGGCGTTGCTGACCAATCTGCAGCCGCGCGACGTACTGTTCATCGACGAGATTCACCGTCTGTCGCCGGTCGTTGAAGAAGTGCTGTACCCGGCGATGGAAGACTTTCAGATCGACATCATGATCGGCGAAGGGCCTGCCGCCCGTTCGATCAAGCTCGACCTGCCGCCGTTTACCCTGGTTGGCGCAACGACGCGCGCGGGTCTGTTGACCGCGCCGCTGCGCGATCGCTTTGGCATTGTGCAGCGACTGGAGTTCTACACGCCTGCCGAGCTGACGCAGATCGTGCAGCGCTCCGCGCGCATTCTGGGTATTGCCTGTAACCCCGATGGGGCGGCCGAAATCGCCCGCCGCGCGCGTGGCACGCCACGCATTGCGAATCGACTGTTGCGTCGGGTTCGGGACTTTGCCCAAGTCCGGGGGGATGGCGACATCACGCAAGCCATTGCAGATGCTGCGATGGTCATGTTGAAGGTCGATCATGAGGGCTTTGATGCCCTGGATCGGCGCATGCTCAAGATCATGATCGAGAGCTTTGACGGCGGCCCCGTTGGCGTTGAGTCGTTGGCGGCGGCATTGAGCGAAGAGCGCGGCACAATCGAAGACGTGATCGAGCCATACCTCATCCAACAAGGATTTCTGATCCGCACCGCGCGCGGCCGCATGGCCACGGCCAAAGCGTATCGACATTTCGGACTCGCCGCGCCAAAGCCGCAGGAGTCGGTCGGGGATTTGTTCGGGGACGGCTAG
- a CDS encoding GspH/FimT family pseudopilin has translation MRIASKVASAGFSLTELLVTLAVASILVGIALPSFRLFSQNQNVAAQANQLVSDLNAARVEAVKLASFVRVSPVSGSWNNGWVVATDSNQNGTVDGTDVLLRQAPEAVQGFSWSLTATPAGPVSNVFYGGNGYLSGNQTLLFQLRTPDGNAAHCRRVAVALSGRAEVQSGSVTPCT, from the coding sequence ATGCGAATAGCAAGCAAGGTAGCGTCAGCGGGGTTCAGTCTGACCGAACTGTTGGTGACGTTGGCAGTGGCTTCCATTCTGGTCGGCATCGCGCTGCCTTCGTTTCGGCTTTTCAGCCAGAACCAGAACGTCGCAGCGCAGGCTAACCAATTAGTTTCGGACCTCAACGCTGCCCGGGTCGAGGCGGTCAAACTGGCGAGCTTTGTTCGCGTCTCGCCGGTGAGCGGCAGTTGGAACAACGGCTGGGTCGTCGCGACCGATAGCAATCAAAACGGCACCGTTGACGGGACCGACGTCTTGTTGCGGCAAGCTCCCGAAGCCGTTCAAGGATTCAGTTGGTCCCTGACGGCGACGCCTGCCGGACCCGTTTCCAATGTCTTTTACGGTGGCAACGGCTATCTGTCAGGCAATCAGACCCTCTTGTTTCAGTTGCGTACGCCCGACGGTAACGCCGCGCACTGCCGCCGCGTGGCGGTTGCGCTGAGTGGTCGGGCCGAAGTTCAAAGTGGATCGGTGACGCCATGCACGTAA